In one Nocardioides sp. NBC_00368 genomic region, the following are encoded:
- a CDS encoding MFS transporter codes for MTDTASTETALRQVTPVRFAIAMVALATGGFAIGTTEFVTMGVLPEIAEGVGVGTSTAGHLISAYAVGVVVGVPILSFFVAHLPRKGLLLSLMAAYALFNVLSAAAVDYQMLLVARFLDGLPHGAYFGVASIVATSMAAPKHRGRAVALVMLGLSVANVIGVPFATWLGQTAGWRAPYAAAAGLALLTVVLVQLSVPHFPGDPNATGRSEAGRFFTNKQVWLTMLAGAIGFGGMFAAYSYIAPIVTDTAGLAEGAVPWFVFAFGTGMVVGTWIAGELARWSVMGSLLASSLGMIAVLTLFWLVAPAGWWLAPVAFLTTAVASVLVINLQVRLMDVADDAVTLGAAMNHASLNIANALGAFAGGVALDVWSVREAPLVGAGLAAAGMLVLLWSTSIHRRRAQS; via the coding sequence GTGACCGACACCGCCAGCACCGAGACCGCCCTGAGGCAGGTCACCCCCGTCCGGTTCGCGATCGCCATGGTCGCCCTCGCGACGGGTGGTTTCGCGATCGGTACGACCGAGTTCGTCACCATGGGCGTCCTGCCCGAGATCGCCGAGGGCGTGGGTGTCGGCACGTCCACGGCCGGCCACCTGATCAGCGCCTATGCGGTCGGTGTGGTGGTCGGCGTACCGATCCTCTCCTTCTTCGTCGCCCACCTTCCGCGCAAGGGGCTGCTGCTCTCGCTGATGGCGGCGTACGCGTTGTTCAACGTACTCAGCGCGGCTGCGGTCGACTACCAGATGCTTCTGGTCGCGCGGTTCCTCGACGGGCTGCCGCACGGCGCCTACTTCGGTGTCGCGAGCATCGTCGCGACCTCGATGGCCGCCCCGAAGCACCGCGGCCGGGCGGTCGCCCTGGTGATGCTCGGACTCTCGGTCGCCAACGTGATCGGTGTCCCGTTCGCCACCTGGCTCGGCCAGACCGCCGGCTGGCGGGCCCCGTACGCAGCCGCGGCAGGCCTCGCGCTGCTGACGGTGGTCCTGGTGCAGCTGTCGGTTCCCCACTTCCCCGGCGACCCCAACGCGACCGGCCGCAGCGAGGCCGGCCGCTTCTTCACCAACAAGCAGGTCTGGTTGACCATGCTCGCCGGCGCGATCGGGTTCGGCGGCATGTTCGCCGCCTACTCCTACATCGCCCCGATCGTCACCGACACCGCCGGTCTGGCGGAGGGCGCGGTGCCGTGGTTCGTCTTCGCGTTCGGCACCGGGATGGTCGTCGGCACCTGGATCGCGGGGGAGCTGGCGCGCTGGTCGGTGATGGGATCGCTGCTGGCCAGCAGCCTCGGCATGATCGCGGTGCTGACGCTCTTCTGGCTGGTCGCCCCGGCCGGCTGGTGGCTCGCCCCGGTCGCCTTCCTGACCACGGCGGTGGCGTCGGTGCTGGTGATCAATCTGCAGGTGCGCCTGATGGACGTCGCAGACGACGCGGTGACCCTCGGCGCCGCGATGAACCACGCGAGCCTCAACATCGCCAACGCGCTCGGCGCCTTCGCCGGGGGTGTCGCCCTCGACGTGTGGAGCGTCCGCGAGGCGCCGCTGGTCGGCGCCGGCCTGGCCGCCGCCGGGATGCTGGTGCTTCTGTGGAGCACCAGCATCCACCGGCGGCGGGCCCAGTCCTAG
- a CDS encoding helix-turn-helix domain-containing protein — MTDAKDLAESAASADPRTGLRAALALRRLADSLERLQVANARRQGWAWQEIADALEVSRQAVHKKYAKEL; from the coding sequence ATGACGGATGCCAAGGATCTCGCCGAGTCGGCCGCGAGCGCCGACCCGCGCACCGGACTGCGAGCCGCGCTCGCGCTGCGTCGCCTCGCCGACTCGCTGGAGCGGCTGCAGGTGGCGAACGCCCGCCGACAGGGCTGGGCCTGGCAGGAGATCGCCGACGCGTTGGAGGTCAGCCGTCAGGCGGTTCACAAGAAGTACGCGAAGGAGCTGTGA
- a CDS encoding Clp protease N-terminal domain-containing protein — MFERFTKQAQLVVVEAQSVARELDHTQIDTTHLLLAMLGDPENPAARALLEAGIDRDGLRSEVAKAHGRLGPDDAEALAALGIDLDAVREKVEEAFGPGALDKGGPRRRGGHIPFSKEAKKTLELSLREAIRLKDRSIGTEHILLGILRAEGEGHAALRALGVDVAALRRTLERGEAA; from the coding sequence ATGTTCGAGAGGTTCACCAAACAAGCCCAGCTGGTCGTGGTCGAGGCACAGAGCGTCGCCAGAGAGCTGGACCACACCCAGATCGACACCACCCACCTGTTGCTGGCAATGCTGGGCGACCCCGAGAACCCCGCCGCTCGGGCGCTCCTCGAGGCAGGCATCGACCGGGATGGGCTGCGCTCGGAGGTCGCGAAGGCCCACGGCCGTCTCGGGCCCGACGACGCCGAGGCGCTCGCGGCCCTCGGGATCGATCTCGATGCCGTCCGGGAGAAGGTCGAGGAGGCCTTCGGGCCCGGAGCCCTGGACAAGGGCGGGCCGAGGCGCCGCGGCGGGCACATCCCCTTCTCCAAGGAGGCCAAGAAGACCCTCGAGCTCTCGCTGCGCGAGGCGATCCGGCTCAAGGACCGCTCGATCGGCACCGAGCACATCCTGCTCGGCATTCTGCGGGCGGAAGGGGAAGGACATGCTGCACTACGGGCCCTCGGCGTGGATGTTGCTGCGCTGCGCCGCACGCTCGAGCGCGGCGAGGCCGCCTGA
- a CDS encoding ABC transporter ATP-binding protein: MPTSGKAPGVPATPADPSRQVDWRRLKGPVTVAALLALAVAMVAQSIGTVVAGRLAENPTASLVGWLALCVIGASLIDSTAKIAWVGVSDRVEGKLREDVLQAAMRQPLSELSEQAVGEILDRVDDDSHEVGNLLRWQLWMLFRSVFAALPMWIVASFTWWPAAILFPLLAAVTWFVIRGLLGQISRLKVIEEASWTDHAAVLEEGIAGRDDLRTSLGQDHVVARVARLSATVHEKFRAVVTVEAKVGRRAGVLLHSLLAGIGLAGVALAATDRLGISALVTLFLVTSTFVGQIAMLANHLPDIQAGLGAVIRLRQMMAAEPEPEGGEPVPGGGALEVDLRDLTFSYAEGTFALQGISLTVPAGDTIALVGRTGSGKSTLASLLSRAVEPPRGSVFLGGVDVRDLDLQQLRASVGVVTQRTEILAGTLAENIALFDDSRPREDIERAVARLGLSEWVAGLPEGLDTLLGPGGTSLSAGEEQLVAFARLLVRDVRVVVLDEATARMDPLTERRVVAAADRLLTGRTGILIAHRLSTIERAPHVAVLDHGRVIQHGLRASLATAPGPFRDLLEASRTDHHDSPSPDAKPVDHSTLDHVAAGNVGGKRRSGAPPELPEVGTGPSLARGMLHVLFLRPEWGVAGALLFLFASMTGAQGAFTGLLWGRIVESLQDGGSPTVLSVLLVVSLLAAPLMLADAFYRYPRWWIEVMLRARMAVLYGQTRQHRLTRTPPGEVVARSMDADRYARYADRWVDFVNGLVIATITALLAGTALAGAVLLVVMVASALASAVGRPIAGRSAAASSAARARFGRAVVSALESVRTVKLAAATPQVHAHLQHVDSGRVEAAVKEHRVQAFLDGVPALMVQCGVVAAWGIYFGGGWGLATALLVANAVSGFDWFGRVAGMVVTEAPGTRAWQKETSRFAGGRDLMDLPPGVDLVSGAAPDPGPVDQVPLESLELSALSAVHDDGTIGVSDVSLTIERGELVLLVGQVGSGKSSLLASLAGLIEHTGTIRWNDELVEDPQAFLRPGQVAYVAQVPRVLSGTFSDNIRLGHDRPFDSPVADARLELDVKEAGGADAIVGHRGVRLSGGQVQRLALARALAADTELLLADDVSSALDAATEIELWRALRDRHTTVIGATSKRAALAQADRVVVMVDGEVAAVGPWTELAPAWAHLAG, from the coding sequence GTGCCCACCTCAGGCAAGGCTCCCGGAGTGCCCGCCACCCCTGCCGACCCGAGCCGGCAGGTCGACTGGCGACGCCTGAAAGGGCCGGTGACGGTGGCCGCGCTGCTGGCTCTGGCGGTTGCCATGGTGGCCCAGTCGATCGGCACCGTCGTGGCCGGACGGCTGGCCGAGAACCCGACCGCGAGCCTGGTCGGCTGGCTGGCGCTGTGCGTGATCGGCGCCTCGCTGATCGACTCGACGGCGAAGATCGCCTGGGTCGGGGTCTCCGACCGGGTCGAGGGCAAGCTGCGCGAGGACGTGCTCCAGGCTGCCATGCGACAGCCGCTCTCCGAGCTGAGCGAGCAGGCCGTCGGCGAGATCCTCGACCGGGTCGACGACGACTCCCACGAGGTCGGCAACCTGCTGCGCTGGCAGCTGTGGATGCTCTTCCGCTCGGTCTTCGCGGCGCTGCCGATGTGGATCGTGGCCAGCTTCACCTGGTGGCCGGCGGCGATCCTGTTCCCGCTCCTCGCCGCGGTGACCTGGTTCGTCATCCGGGGCCTGCTGGGCCAGATCTCCCGGCTCAAGGTCATCGAGGAGGCGTCCTGGACCGACCACGCCGCGGTGCTCGAGGAGGGCATCGCGGGACGTGACGACCTGCGTACGAGCCTGGGCCAGGACCACGTGGTCGCCCGGGTGGCGCGGCTGTCGGCGACGGTTCACGAGAAGTTCCGTGCCGTGGTCACGGTCGAGGCGAAGGTCGGCCGCCGAGCCGGCGTGCTGCTCCACTCGCTGCTGGCCGGCATCGGCCTGGCCGGGGTGGCGCTCGCCGCGACGGACCGGCTCGGGATCAGCGCGCTGGTGACGCTGTTCCTGGTCACCAGCACCTTCGTCGGTCAGATCGCGATGCTCGCCAACCACCTGCCCGACATCCAGGCGGGCCTGGGTGCGGTCATCCGGCTGCGCCAGATGATGGCCGCCGAGCCGGAGCCCGAGGGTGGCGAGCCGGTGCCCGGTGGAGGAGCGCTCGAGGTCGACCTGCGCGACCTGACCTTCTCCTACGCAGAGGGCACCTTCGCCCTCCAGGGCATCTCGCTCACCGTGCCCGCCGGCGACACCATCGCCCTGGTCGGCCGTACCGGCTCGGGCAAGTCGACGCTCGCCTCGCTGCTCTCCCGGGCGGTCGAGCCGCCGCGTGGCTCGGTGTTCCTGGGTGGCGTGGACGTGCGCGACCTCGACCTGCAGCAGCTGCGCGCCTCCGTGGGCGTGGTGACGCAGCGTACGGAGATCCTGGCCGGCACGCTCGCGGAGAACATCGCGCTCTTCGACGACTCGCGTCCGCGCGAGGACATCGAGCGGGCGGTCGCCCGGCTCGGGCTCTCGGAATGGGTCGCGGGTCTGCCGGAAGGCCTCGACACGCTGCTCGGCCCCGGCGGCACCTCGCTCTCGGCGGGGGAGGAGCAGCTGGTCGCCTTCGCCCGGCTGCTGGTGCGCGACGTACGAGTGGTCGTCCTCGACGAGGCGACCGCGCGGATGGACCCGCTCACCGAGCGTCGGGTGGTCGCGGCGGCCGATCGACTGCTGACCGGACGTACGGGCATCCTGATCGCCCACCGGCTCTCCACGATCGAGCGGGCGCCGCACGTGGCCGTGCTCGACCACGGCCGGGTGATCCAGCACGGCCTGCGGGCCTCGCTGGCGACCGCCCCCGGGCCGTTCCGCGACCTCCTCGAGGCCAGCCGGACCGATCACCACGACTCGCCCTCGCCGGACGCCAAGCCTGTCGACCACTCCACCCTCGACCATGTCGCGGCGGGCAACGTGGGCGGCAAGCGCCGCTCGGGTGCTCCGCCGGAGCTCCCGGAGGTCGGCACCGGTCCGTCGCTCGCCCGCGGCATGCTGCACGTCCTGTTCCTGCGCCCCGAGTGGGGAGTCGCGGGTGCGCTGCTCTTCCTGTTCGCGTCGATGACCGGTGCGCAGGGTGCCTTCACGGGGCTCCTGTGGGGTCGCATCGTCGAGTCGCTTCAGGACGGCGGCAGTCCGACCGTGCTGTCGGTGCTGCTGGTGGTCAGCCTGCTGGCCGCGCCGCTGATGCTCGCCGACGCCTTCTACCGCTACCCGCGCTGGTGGATCGAGGTCATGCTGAGAGCCCGGATGGCCGTGCTCTACGGACAGACCCGGCAGCACCGCCTGACGCGTACGCCTCCGGGCGAGGTCGTCGCGCGGTCGATGGACGCGGATCGCTACGCCCGCTACGCCGACCGCTGGGTCGACTTCGTCAACGGTCTGGTGATCGCGACGATCACGGCCCTGCTCGCCGGCACCGCTCTCGCGGGGGCCGTGCTCTTGGTCGTCATGGTCGCCTCGGCGCTGGCCTCCGCGGTCGGCCGGCCGATCGCCGGTCGCTCGGCCGCAGCCTCCTCCGCCGCTCGTGCCCGGTTCGGGCGTGCGGTGGTCTCGGCGCTGGAGTCCGTACGCACCGTGAAGCTGGCCGCGGCCACGCCGCAGGTCCACGCCCACCTGCAGCACGTCGACTCGGGCCGGGTCGAGGCAGCGGTGAAGGAGCACCGGGTGCAGGCGTTCCTCGACGGCGTTCCCGCGCTGATGGTGCAGTGCGGGGTCGTGGCTGCGTGGGGGATCTACTTCGGCGGTGGCTGGGGTCTGGCCACCGCGCTGCTGGTGGCCAACGCGGTCTCGGGCTTCGACTGGTTCGGCCGCGTGGCCGGCATGGTCGTCACCGAGGCTCCTGGCACCCGCGCGTGGCAGAAGGAGACCAGCCGGTTCGCCGGCGGTCGGGACCTGATGGACCTGCCGCCGGGCGTCGACCTGGTCTCCGGCGCCGCGCCGGATCCGGGTCCGGTCGACCAGGTGCCGCTCGAGTCACTGGAGCTCTCGGCCCTGTCGGCGGTCCACGACGACGGCACGATCGGCGTCTCGGACGTCTCGCTCACCATCGAGCGCGGCGAGCTGGTGCTGCTCGTCGGTCAGGTCGGCTCCGGCAAGTCGTCCCTGCTGGCGTCGTTGGCCGGCCTCATCGAGCACACCGGCACGATCCGGTGGAACGACGAGCTGGTCGAGGACCCGCAGGCCTTCCTGCGGCCCGGCCAGGTCGCCTACGTCGCCCAGGTGCCGCGGGTGCTCTCCGGCACCTTCTCCGACAACATCCGTCTGGGTCACGACCGACCCTTCGACAGCCCGGTCGCCGACGCGCGGCTCGAGCTCGACGTCAAGGAGGCGGGCGGCGCGGACGCGATCGTCGGTCACCGTGGCGTACGCCTGTCCGGGGGACAGGTCCAGCGTCTCGCCCTGGCGAGGGCGCTGGCCGCCGACACCGAGCTGCTCCTGGCCGACGACGTCTCCAGCGCGCTCGACGCGGCCACCGAGATCGAGCTCTGGCGGGCGCTCCGCGACCGGCACACGACGGTCATCGGAGCCACCTCGAAGCGGGCCGCTCTCGCCCAGGCCGACCGCGTGGTCGTCATGGTCGACGGCGAGGTCGCGGCTGTAGGCCCGTGGACCGAGCTGGCCCCGGCCTGGGCCCACCTCGCCGGCTGA
- a CDS encoding RNA polymerase sigma factor: protein MGHNENSPPSHEAAFTRLYEGTYADLRRFIERRVHPSHAEDVLAQVYLVAWRRYAEVPGVHDEQRAWLFGVAHRTLSNEYRAAERRQQLTLRVADAQLVGPGTVGLEPDLVAARVDLATAWRRLSPVHQEAIALTVWDSLTTRQAAEVLGISPVAYRLRLSRARRALRALAAACPQPVTPAATARSSS from the coding sequence ATGGGACACAACGAGAACAGCCCGCCGAGTCACGAGGCGGCCTTCACGCGCCTCTACGAAGGAACGTACGCCGACCTGCGCAGGTTCATCGAGCGGCGTGTGCACCCCTCCCACGCCGAGGACGTGCTCGCGCAGGTCTACCTGGTCGCCTGGCGACGGTACGCCGAGGTCCCGGGGGTGCACGACGAACAACGGGCGTGGCTCTTCGGAGTCGCCCATCGCACTCTGAGCAACGAGTATCGGGCGGCAGAACGGCGGCAGCAGCTGACGCTTCGGGTCGCCGACGCCCAGCTGGTCGGCCCGGGAACGGTCGGGCTCGAGCCGGACTTGGTGGCAGCACGTGTCGATCTCGCCACTGCCTGGCGACGGCTCAGTCCGGTCCACCAGGAGGCCATCGCGCTCACCGTCTGGGACAGCCTGACCACCCGCCAGGCGGCCGAGGTCCTCGGTATCTCGCCGGTGGCCTACCGCCTGCGGCTGAGCCGCGCCCGACGCGCCTTGCGTGCCCTCGCCGCGGCGTGCCCCCAACCCGTCACTCCCGCCGCTACCGCAAGGAGCTCCTCATGA
- a CDS encoding NADP-dependent isocitrate dehydrogenase translates to MAARIIYTHTDEAPLLATYSFLPIVSAFAAKAGVEVETRDISVAARILAQFGLADDALGELGDLAKTPEANIVKLPNISASIPQLKAAIKELQEKGYEIPDYPEAPSTPEEEEIRAKYDKVKGSAVNPVLREGNSDRRAPGSVKAYAKAHPHTNKPFADNSKTTVATMGAHDFKSNEKSVTLPADDTLSIVLEKADGETVTLLAALPVLEGEIVDATYMSVANLHAFLENALAKAKADDVLFSLHLKATMMKVSDPIIFGHVVKAYFTDVFEKYGADLEAAGLSANDGLGAILSGLSGLEKGAEIEAAFKAAIEAGPRLSYVNSDKGITNLHVPSDVIIDASIPALVRNGGKLWGADGGEDDTLAVIPDSSYAGVYQTVIDDVKKNGPLDPATIGTVPNVGLMAQKAEEYGSHDKTFQIEAAGTVRVLNKAGDVLIEHDVEAGDIWRACQTKDIPIRDWVKLAVSRARDSKTPAVFWLDESRAHDAELIKKVTTYLTEHDTEGLEIKILSPELATAYSLERLRNGEDTISVTGNVLRDYNTDLFPILEVGTSAKMLSIVPLIAGGGLFETGAGGSAPKHVQQLVEQDYLRWDSLGEFFALVPSFEKYAEQASAPAAKVLAGALDRATATFLENDRSPGRKLGTTDNRGSHFYLGLYWAQELAAQTEDTELAAAFKGLAETLAANEDKIVEELLAVQGKPADIGGYYMPDAEKVTAVMRPSATLNEAIDSL, encoded by the coding sequence ATGGCCGCACGAATCATCTACACCCACACCGACGAGGCGCCGCTGCTCGCGACGTACTCCTTCCTTCCGATCGTCTCGGCCTTCGCGGCCAAGGCGGGCGTCGAGGTCGAGACGCGTGACATCTCGGTGGCCGCGCGCATCCTGGCGCAGTTCGGCCTGGCCGACGACGCGCTGGGCGAGCTCGGTGACCTGGCGAAGACGCCGGAAGCCAACATCGTCAAGCTGCCCAACATCTCCGCCTCCATCCCGCAGCTCAAGGCCGCGATCAAGGAGCTGCAGGAGAAGGGCTACGAGATCCCCGACTACCCCGAGGCGCCCAGCACGCCCGAGGAGGAGGAGATCCGGGCCAAGTACGACAAGGTCAAGGGCTCCGCGGTGAACCCGGTCCTGCGCGAGGGCAACTCCGACCGTCGTGCGCCGGGCTCGGTCAAGGCGTACGCCAAGGCCCACCCGCACACCAACAAGCCGTTCGCGGACAACTCGAAGACCACCGTCGCCACCATGGGCGCCCACGACTTCAAGTCCAACGAGAAGTCGGTGACCCTCCCGGCCGACGACACCCTCTCCATCGTGCTCGAGAAGGCCGACGGTGAGACGGTGACGCTGCTCGCCGCGCTGCCGGTGCTCGAGGGCGAGATCGTGGACGCGACGTACATGTCGGTGGCCAACCTGCACGCCTTCCTCGAGAACGCGCTCGCCAAGGCCAAGGCCGACGACGTGCTGTTCTCGCTGCACCTCAAGGCCACGATGATGAAGGTCTCCGACCCGATCATCTTCGGCCACGTCGTGAAGGCCTACTTCACGGATGTCTTCGAGAAGTACGGCGCCGACCTCGAGGCCGCCGGCCTGTCCGCCAACGACGGCCTGGGCGCGATCCTGTCGGGCTTGTCCGGCCTGGAGAAGGGCGCCGAGATCGAGGCCGCCTTCAAGGCCGCGATCGAGGCCGGCCCGCGCCTGTCCTACGTCAACTCCGACAAGGGCATCACCAACCTGCACGTCCCCTCCGACGTCATCATCGACGCCTCGATCCCGGCGCTGGTCCGCAACGGCGGCAAGCTCTGGGGTGCCGACGGTGGCGAGGACGACACCCTCGCGGTGATCCCGGACTCCTCCTACGCCGGCGTCTACCAGACCGTCATCGACGACGTGAAGAAGAACGGCCCGCTCGACCCGGCCACGATCGGCACCGTCCCCAACGTCGGTCTGATGGCGCAGAAGGCCGAGGAGTACGGCTCCCACGACAAGACCTTCCAGATCGAGGCCGCCGGCACCGTCCGTGTCCTCAACAAGGCCGGCGACGTGCTGATCGAGCACGACGTCGAGGCCGGCGACATCTGGCGCGCCTGCCAGACCAAGGACATCCCGATCCGCGACTGGGTCAAGCTCGCCGTCAGCCGTGCCCGTGACTCCAAGACCCCGGCCGTCTTCTGGCTCGACGAGTCGCGCGCCCACGACGCCGAGCTGATCAAGAAGGTCACGACCTACCTCACGGAGCACGACACCGAGGGTCTCGAGATCAAGATCCTCTCGCCCGAGCTGGCCACGGCGTACTCGCTCGAGCGCCTGCGCAACGGCGAGGACACGATCTCGGTCACCGGCAACGTGCTGCGTGACTACAACACCGACCTGTTCCCGATCCTCGAGGTCGGTACGTCGGCGAAGATGCTCTCCATCGTCCCGCTGATCGCCGGCGGCGGTCTGTTCGAGACGGGTGCGGGCGGCTCGGCGCCGAAGCACGTGCAGCAGCTGGTCGAGCAGGACTACCTCCGCTGGGACTCGCTGGGTGAGTTCTTCGCGCTGGTGCCGTCGTTCGAGAAGTACGCCGAGCAGGCCTCTGCCCCGGCGGCGAAGGTGCTCGCCGGTGCGCTCGACCGGGCGACCGCGACGTTCCTCGAGAACGACCGCTCCCCGGGTCGCAAGCTCGGCACGACCGACAACCGCGGCTCGCACTTCTACCTCGGCCTCTACTGGGCCCAGGAGCTCGCCGCGCAGACCGAGGACACCGAGCTCGCCGCGGCGTTCAAGGGCCTCGCCGAGACCCTCGCCGCCAACGAGGACAAGATCGTCGAGGAGCTCCTCGCGGTCCAGGGCAAGCCCGCCGACATCGGCGGCTACTACATGCCCGACGCCGAGAAGGTCACCGCCGTCATGCGTCCCTCCGCGACGCTCAACGAGGCGATCGACTCTCTCTGA
- a CDS encoding MIP/aquaporin family protein, giving the protein MTEESLSAAEPTFIQKMAAEVIGTFILVFIGCGSVIAVVAGAGHAEQPTWGLEVVAVGLAFGIAVVMGAYTFGRISGGHFNPAVTLGVATAGRISWKDAGAYIGAQFVGAVIGAIALFLIALSTGYNSWNDGGLGANGFGDGAGTGIVGAILVELILTFIFVFVILGVTDVRAGTNAAAAPLAIGLALAAIHFVGIPLTGTSVNPARSFGPALFSGTDALANLPIFLIVPALGGALAGLVYPLLFDKDGSEIAGAGLAFGGDNLRPAVPAWDSQAAAPAAPAAAAPAAPAAAPAAPAAPAAPAAPATPAAPPAAENSDRTIVSGGAGGGQQAWQQPTQTAEGELPVYEQDGWRWDYAKQEWVPIEQ; this is encoded by the coding sequence ATGACTGAGGAATCACTGTCGGCCGCTGAGCCGACCTTCATCCAGAAGATGGCAGCCGAGGTCATCGGCACCTTCATCCTCGTGTTCATCGGCTGCGGTTCCGTCATCGCGGTGGTGGCCGGCGCCGGCCACGCCGAGCAGCCGACCTGGGGACTCGAGGTCGTCGCAGTCGGGCTCGCCTTCGGTATCGCCGTGGTGATGGGCGCCTACACCTTCGGCCGCATCTCCGGCGGCCACTTCAACCCGGCGGTGACCCTCGGCGTGGCCACGGCCGGCCGGATCAGCTGGAAGGACGCCGGCGCCTACATCGGCGCTCAGTTCGTCGGCGCGGTCATCGGCGCGATCGCGCTGTTCCTCATCGCGCTCTCCACGGGCTACAACTCCTGGAACGACGGTGGCCTCGGCGCCAACGGCTTCGGTGACGGAGCCGGCACCGGCATCGTCGGCGCGATCCTGGTCGAGCTGATCCTCACCTTCATCTTCGTCTTCGTGATTCTCGGTGTCACCGACGTCCGGGCCGGCACCAACGCCGCTGCCGCGCCGCTCGCCATCGGCCTGGCGCTGGCCGCGATCCACTTCGTCGGCATCCCGCTGACCGGCACCTCGGTCAACCCCGCCCGCTCGTTCGGCCCCGCGCTCTTCTCGGGCACCGACGCCCTGGCCAACCTCCCGATCTTCCTCATCGTCCCGGCCCTCGGCGGTGCGCTCGCCGGTCTCGTCTACCCGCTGCTCTTCGACAAGGACGGCTCCGAGATCGCGGGTGCCGGCCTCGCCTTCGGCGGCGACAACCTGCGCCCGGCCGTCCCGGCCTGGGACTCCCAGGCTGCCGCCCCGGCGGCCCCCGCGGCTGCAGCTCCGGCGGCTCCGGCCGCTGCTCCGGCGGCGCCCGCTGCTCCCGCGGCACCCGCAGCACCCGCCACCCCGGCGGCACCTCCGGCCGCGGAGAACAGCGACCGCACCATCGTCTCCGGCGGTGCCGGCGGCGGTCAGCAGGCCTGGCAGCAGCCGACCCAGACCGCCGAGGGCGAGCTGCCGGTCTACGAGCAGGACGGCTGGCGCTGGGACTACGCGAAGCAGGAGTGGGTCCCGATCGAGCAGTGA